A stretch of DNA from Candidatus Rokuibacteriota bacterium:
TCTGTCCCCGGCAGCGATCTGGGACGCTGTGATGGCAGGCCGGAGGGAGGTCAGGCGGCCGATCCAGGTCATCCGCGAGGACTAGACGAGGCCTGAGGGCAGAGGGAGGACCCCATGGAGAGACCGTGGGTTCGGTGGATCGGCATCGGATTGTTGCTGCTCGTTACCACGCTGGCCGTCGCCGCCGAGCGAATCCCGCGTTACGACCGCCGGGTCGACATCGACTTCTTCGGGACCAACTCCCAGGAGTATGAGTTCGAGTTGGATGAACGTGATGTCGTTGTGTGCCCTCGTTGTGGCCGAGTCACCTTGCACGAACGGATCCACGCCCGACTGACCAATTACCACCTTTACATTTCCAACTTCCTCACCCATCCCAACTACGGGGAGGAACGACAGCTCGGGTTCAGCCGTGGCGAGTCCCTCCGCCCCCTCGACATCCGACATGAGGGGGGAGGGAAATACTCCTACCGGGTTCGGGGCTACCTTGACGGCCATCGGAACCTCATGGAACTTGTGAAGCCGACCAGCCCAGACTGCGCCCCGGAGCGGCTGAAGCCCGCTCCCGAGGGGAAGGCGCGCTTCTACATCTGCATCCCCGACAACCCGGAGGTCCCAGAGATCGGCCCGACCGAGTGGTACGACTACACGCCTAGGAAGTTTCGTCGGAACCACCCAACGCTCAAGATCCGGGCCGCGCTGGGGATTCTCTTCTGGCCTCGACCGGGGTTCCCCGCCACGTACCCGGAGTACGAGGAGCTTTACAAGGATGGGGCTCTGAGGATCGGGTTGGTGTTCGGATTCGACGAAGACACCCACAACTCCCGCGAGGACGCCTTGGCGGTCTGGCGGATCATCACCGCCCCGACCTCCCACACGTTCAAGAAGGATGACCGCGAGTCCCGGGGGTACGCGGGCCGGGGGCTCGGGTTCTCGAACCCGATCGGCGGAGACTTCAGAAAGCTGAATGCCGGAGGAAAGTGGACGGTCTTCGCCCGCAATGGGGAGGACGGCACCAAGAAAGTGACGGTCACCTACCGCCTCAGCACACCGCTAATCGTGGACGGAAAGCAGATCAAAGAAGGTGAGGTCTTCCTCGCTGGCCATCCGGTCCGGCGTGGCGGCAGAGTTGCAGCCGGTCAGGTGATCCAGCGCGAAATCGCCGTCGAGATCCGGATGCTCAACTTCGACCGGAGAGGAAAGCTCACCGCGGAGGAGATCCGCCGACAGTTCATGGAGTTCTTCCAGACATCGGAGGTATTTCATTACGACGGGCACGCCAATTACGGCGGGGGGTTTCTCCTCGGAATGAGGACGGACGACGTCTTATGGGCTGACGAGCTCCACCGCTATGCCCCCTACGCCCCGCCCTTTTACCAGATCTTCTCTGTGGGGGCCTGTCATGGGTCTGGCTACTTCGCGGACCTCTTTTACAACGCCTTCCGGGGGAAGAAGACGACGAAGACCCTGGACATCCTCGCCGCCATCAACGAGACGGAATACTTGGACTCGGTTGACGACATGATGGACCTGATCCTCATTGTCACCCAGCTCAAAAAGTACCGGAACCCCGGCCATCCGCACGACGGGCTGCCGTACAACTACGAGCAGCTGCTCCGGGCTCTCAATCATAACCGCCAATTTGTCGCCTTCATTGGCGTGTTCGGTTCCAAGGACAATCCGGAGAAGTTTTGAACCTCAGATTCGGAAAGCAGGGTGAGCACGGGCGTCAACATTGCCCCGATCGTCCGGCGACTCCTGAGCACAAGGCTAGCTAGCGAGAATCATATGCCATTTTCATCATGCACGGGTGGCTATACAGCCATGGGAACTCAAAAAAGGACACTACCCCCGGCCTGGCCCGGCCCCCCCTGCGGGGGCCGGCCCCCGGGGGGACCGCTCGGCGGCCGCGGGCGGGCTGCAGCGCGCGGTCGTCCGCTCCGGTCACTCGACCGGCCACCGCTCCAGGGGCAGGACCTTCCGGATGAGCCCGCGCTCGACGCCTTCGCGAAAGATCCGGGCCGCCCGGGCCTGTGCCCGGCGCAGCACGTCCTCCTCGTCGAGCACGAGTACCTTGCGGTTTTCCATGAGCACGCGGCCGTCGACGATCACGGTGTCGATGTCACCGGAGTAGCTGTAGTGGACCAGCTCCGCGAGGAGGTCCCAGTGGGGCGTCTGATGGGCGCGCCCGATGGCCAGTAGGATGATGTCGGCCCGCTTCCCCGCCTCCAGGGATCCGATCTCGTCGTCCCAGCCCACCGCCCTGGCCCCGTTCAGGGTGGCCATCTCGACCAGGGTCTCCGGAAGGAGCACCTCGGGGTCGGCGTAGCGCTCCCCCCAGTAGCCCGTGTGGAGGACGGTGGCGAACTTCATGCACTCGATCTGGTCAACGAAGTAGCCGTCCCCACCCAGGGCGACCGTGATCCCCGCCGCCAGCATCTGGGGAACCTTCGGGATCCCCTGCTTGGCCATCACCGCCGAATTGGGGCAGTGCACGACCCTGACGTCCCGCTCCGCGAGCCTCCGGATGTCCGGGTCCGAGAGGAGGGTCGCATGGGCCGCCAGGAACCTCGGGCCCAGGACCCCTAGCTCGTCCAGGTGCTCCACGGGACGCTTCCCCCACCGGAGGAGCGCGAACTCAACCTCCGGCCGGAAGGCGCAGAGGTGCGTCTGAATCCCGACGCCGTGTTTCTCCGACAGGATCTTCGCCTGTCGGTAGAGCTCGTCGGAGCAGACCATGAGCTGGTTCAGGGAGAGCCAGGTCCGCAGACGGCCATCGGCCTTCCGATGCCACCGCTCGATGAGCCTGACGCTCTTCTCCAGGGCCTCGCCGGTGGACTCGGGCGGGACCCCCTGGCGGGTGTGGGGAAGGTCGGCCGCGGTGTCCATCGTCAGCCGGGACAGCACACACCGGATGCCGGTCTCCGAGACGGCGGCTGCGACGGCGTCGGGATGATACCCGCCCGAGTCCACGAAACACGCAATCCCCATCCGGATGCTCGTGAGGATGTGCAGGAGGGCGCTCACGTAGGCGTCCTCCTCGGTCATCAGGTACTCGAAAGGCCTGAAGATCCGCGACCAGAAC
This window harbors:
- a CDS encoding amidohydrolase, producing MEAADLFIRGATVLTLDPRRRVIRDGGVVVEGRCIKAVGRRDELERRYRASRTIDAGGRVALPGFVDAHVHVHQAFVRSLTHGEPYQFWSRIFRPFEYLMTEEDAYVSALLHILTSIRMGIACFVDSGGYHPDAVAAAVSETGIRCVLSRLTMDTAADLPHTRQGVPPESTGEALEKSVRLIERWHRKADGRLRTWLSLNQLMVCSDELYRQAKILSEKHGVGIQTHLCAFRPEVEFALLRWGKRPVEHLDELGVLGPRFLAAHATLLSDPDIRRLAERDVRVVHCPNSAVMAKQGIPKVPQMLAAGITVALGGDGYFVDQIECMKFATVLHTGYWGERYADPEVLLPETLVEMATLNGARAVGWDDEIGSLEAGKRADIILLAIGRAHQTPHWDLLAELVHYSYSGDIDTVIVDGRVLMENRKVLVLDEEDVLRRAQARAARIFREGVERGLIRKVLPLERWPVE